A genomic stretch from Candidatus Bathyarchaeota archaeon includes:
- a CDS encoding DNA-directed RNA polymerase, with the protein MHKAVCADCGQECEVPFKPDGSKPVYCRECYSKRRPPRRY; encoded by the coding sequence ATGCATAAGGCTGTATGCGCTGATTGTGGCCAAGAATGTGAAGTTCCCTTCAAACCTGACGGAAGCAAACCAGTCTACTGCCGAGAATGCTATTCCAAACGAAGACCCCCAAGAAGATATTAA
- a CDS encoding ArsR family transcriptional regulator has product MNILSERKAYEALSSTSRLEILKLLHKKPLSVNEIAKLVNLQSITVRHHLKSLEDAGFIEGYEEKGGTVGRPKVYYQIAKEPTIVGYPKRRYLTLSNFMIKTLRLLIGLKRASKLLRRVGKNMGESIIREMESKHDVKEWSSEAFVDFFIKGYLEEAGGEPEIVKTDKNLVVYRVHNCLFLELAVKMPEMMCDVLHNAFHEGVSSAMGGKAKITRLTCKGHGDPYCEHKCEWHASS; this is encoded by the coding sequence GTGAATATCTTGAGTGAAAGAAAGGCCTACGAAGCACTGTCCAGTACGTCAAGACTTGAAATCCTAAAGTTACTGCACAAAAAGCCTTTGAGCGTTAACGAAATAGCAAAGTTAGTGAATCTGCAATCGATTACGGTACGACATCATTTGAAGTCGTTGGAAGATGCTGGTTTCATAGAAGGTTATGAAGAAAAGGGAGGAACTGTAGGAAGGCCAAAGGTCTATTATCAGATTGCCAAAGAACCGACGATAGTGGGTTATCCGAAACGTCGTTATCTAACTCTCTCCAATTTTATGATAAAAACTCTTCGATTATTGATTGGATTAAAAAGAGCTAGTAAGCTCTTGAGGAGAGTTGGAAAAAACATGGGTGAAAGCATAATAAGAGAAATGGAGTCTAAACATGACGTAAAAGAATGGTCTTCTGAAGCCTTTGTAGATTTCTTCATCAAAGGATACCTCGAAGAAGCTGGGGGAGAGCCAGAAATTGTGAAGACTGATAAGAATCTAGTTGTGTATCGTGTACACAACTGTCTGTTTCTTGAACTTGCTGTCAAAATGCCAGAAATGATGTGCGATGTCCTCCATAACGCGTTTCATGAAGGAGTGTCCAGTGCTATGGGTGGGAAAGCGAAAATAACTCGATTGACATGCAAGGGGCACGGCGACCCTTACTGCGAACATAAATGCGAGTGGCACGCTTCCTCTTAA